The following coding sequences lie in one Leucobacter allii genomic window:
- a CDS encoding pirin family protein, with translation MTNPDPRPVETVCAPGAGAAAFELLEPRDVPLGGLRAMTVRRTLPQRSRSLIGAWCFVDHYGPDDVAATGGMDVAAHPHIGLQTASWLFSGEIEHRDSAGFHAGVRPGELNLMTAGRGISHSERSTRSTTVLHGVQLWIALPERRRGIDPGFAHYAPPVRRGAGWSARVFLGRLLGETSPVRPHTPLLGAEITLAPHAELEFGVDAGFEHGVLVDSGELALTRIVADAEPGAGEPGSPESGISVSRTRLVYTPVGADRLRLSAGAAGARVLLLGGEPLGERIVMWWNFVGRDHGEIAQARADWQAGIARLGVGDPSGAGDPDTAAPAAGAPATSPGAGAAARRASAPGSAPDPERFGIPAGEPAPPIPAPALPATRILPRSAGPAARSPERTEDS, from the coding sequence ATGACGAACCCGGATCCCCGCCCGGTCGAGACCGTGTGCGCCCCGGGGGCCGGCGCCGCGGCGTTCGAGCTGCTCGAGCCGCGAGACGTTCCGCTCGGCGGTCTGCGCGCGATGACCGTGCGCCGCACGCTGCCGCAGCGCTCGCGCTCGCTCATCGGCGCCTGGTGCTTCGTCGACCACTACGGACCGGACGACGTCGCCGCGACGGGCGGCATGGACGTCGCCGCGCACCCCCACATCGGGCTCCAGACGGCGAGCTGGCTGTTCTCGGGTGAGATCGAGCACCGCGACAGCGCCGGATTCCACGCCGGGGTGCGGCCCGGCGAACTGAACCTCATGACGGCGGGGCGGGGCATCAGCCATTCGGAGCGCAGCACCCGGTCGACGACGGTGCTGCACGGGGTGCAGCTCTGGATCGCGCTGCCGGAGCGCCGCCGCGGCATCGATCCCGGCTTCGCGCACTACGCGCCTCCGGTGCGACGCGGAGCGGGCTGGTCGGCGCGGGTCTTCCTCGGGCGGCTGCTCGGCGAGACCTCGCCCGTGCGCCCGCATACCCCGCTGCTCGGGGCCGAGATCACCCTCGCCCCGCACGCGGAGCTCGAGTTCGGGGTCGACGCGGGCTTCGAGCACGGCGTGCTCGTCGACTCCGGGGAGCTCGCGCTGACGCGGATCGTCGCCGATGCGGAGCCCGGGGCCGGCGAGCCCGGATCCCCGGAGTCCGGGATCTCCGTGTCGCGGACGCGGCTCGTCTACACGCCCGTGGGCGCCGACCGGCTCCGCTTGAGCGCGGGCGCCGCGGGCGCGCGGGTGCTGCTGCTCGGGGGCGAGCCGCTCGGCGAGCGCATCGTGATGTGGTGGAACTTCGTGGGCCGGGACCACGGCGAGATCGCGCAGGCGCGCGCCGACTGGCAGGCGGGGATCGCCCGGCTCGGCGTCGGCGATCCCTCCGGAGCCGGCGACCCGGATACCGCCGCCCCGGCCGCCGGCGCGCCCGCGACGAGCCCGGGAGCGGGCGCCGCGGCGCGCCGCGCCTCGGCGCCCGGCAGCGCGCCGGACCCCGAACGCTTCGGGATCCCCGCGGGCGAGCCCGCGCCGCCGATCCCCGCGCCGGCGCTGCCCGCCACGCGCATCCTGCCGCGCTCCGCCGGCCCGGCCGCCCGCAGCCCCGAACGAACGGAGGACTCATGA
- a CDS encoding MMPL family transporter, whose translation MPQTATERTTGRRWLRVLLPALLVIVWLAGAGMGGPLFGKVDEVSSNDQTAYLPSSAEATEVQESLGGFLGDDSLPAVVVFSSDEELDAAQLDALGTAAADAADLEGVNGDPSPVIPSEDGQAAQLYVPIDADAEVADVVTELGETLRADAPDGVDVHVTGPAGFTADLVAGFAGIDGILLLVALLAVLVILVIVYRSLLLPVVVLATSLFALCVALLVVWHLADAGVLLLSGQTQGILFILVIGAATDYSLLLVARFREELRVTQDRGAAVIAAIKGSFEPIVASGGTVIAGLLCLLLSDLKSNSTLGPVASIGIVFAMLAALTLLPALLFVFGRAAYWPRRPAYEPERVAAEEGLPQASLWRRLACAIQRHPRPIWIVTLVLLVAGAAGVTQLQAQGVPQSDLVIGASEARDGQAVLGEHFPGGSGSPAYVLVAEDALQETADLVRETDGVDAIAVTSADSPSGSAPVTSDGIAAVGPPGTPAPEPTVSEGRVLLQATLADAADSDAAAATVEQLRDELHAAGDGAIVGGVTATAVDTNQASIHDRTLIIPIVLLVILVILMLLLRSVLAPVLLILTTVLSFGTALGVAALVFNGVFDFPGADPAVPLYGFVFLVALGIDYNIFLMTRVREETKRHGTREGIFRGLTITGGVITSAGLVLAATFAALSVIPILFLVQIAFIVAFGVLLDTFVVRSLLVPALATDIGRAIWWPSRLARRDAEPHAPTHALPEHGRHAGAEDDAGASER comes from the coding sequence ATGCCGCAGACCGCAACCGAGCGAACGACGGGGCGCCGCTGGCTGCGCGTGCTGCTGCCCGCCCTGCTCGTGATCGTGTGGCTCGCGGGGGCCGGCATGGGCGGCCCCCTCTTCGGCAAGGTCGACGAGGTCTCCTCGAACGACCAGACCGCGTACCTCCCCTCCTCCGCCGAGGCCACGGAGGTCCAGGAGTCGCTCGGGGGCTTCCTCGGCGACGACTCGCTCCCCGCGGTCGTCGTCTTCTCCTCGGACGAGGAGCTCGACGCCGCGCAGCTCGACGCGCTCGGGACGGCGGCCGCCGACGCGGCCGACCTCGAGGGCGTGAACGGCGATCCCTCCCCCGTCATCCCGTCCGAGGACGGCCAGGCCGCCCAGCTCTACGTGCCGATCGACGCGGACGCCGAGGTCGCGGACGTCGTCACGGAGCTCGGCGAGACGCTGCGCGCGGACGCGCCCGACGGCGTCGACGTGCACGTGACGGGACCGGCCGGCTTCACGGCGGATCTCGTCGCGGGCTTCGCGGGGATCGACGGCATCCTCCTGCTCGTCGCGCTGCTCGCCGTCCTCGTCATCCTCGTCATCGTCTACCGCTCCCTGCTGCTCCCCGTCGTCGTGCTCGCCACGAGCCTCTTCGCGCTCTGCGTGGCCCTCCTCGTCGTGTGGCACCTCGCCGATGCCGGCGTGCTGCTGCTCAGCGGCCAGACCCAGGGCATCCTCTTCATCCTCGTCATCGGCGCCGCCACGGACTACTCTCTGCTGCTCGTCGCGCGCTTCCGCGAGGAGCTCCGGGTGACGCAGGATCGAGGCGCGGCCGTCATCGCGGCGATCAAGGGATCCTTCGAGCCGATCGTCGCCTCCGGCGGCACGGTCATCGCCGGTCTGCTCTGCCTGCTGCTCAGCGACCTGAAGTCGAACAGCACCCTCGGCCCCGTCGCGTCGATCGGCATCGTGTTCGCGATGCTCGCGGCGCTCACCCTGCTGCCCGCACTCCTCTTCGTCTTCGGCCGCGCCGCGTACTGGCCGCGGCGCCCCGCGTACGAGCCGGAGCGCGTCGCCGCCGAGGAGGGGCTCCCCCAGGCGAGCCTGTGGCGCAGGCTCGCCTGCGCGATCCAGCGACACCCCCGCCCCATCTGGATCGTCACCCTCGTGCTGCTCGTCGCCGGTGCCGCAGGCGTGACCCAGCTGCAGGCGCAGGGCGTGCCGCAGTCCGATCTCGTGATCGGCGCCTCCGAGGCGCGGGACGGCCAGGCCGTCCTCGGCGAGCACTTCCCCGGCGGCTCCGGCAGCCCCGCCTACGTGCTCGTGGCGGAAGATGCGCTGCAGGAGACGGCGGACCTCGTGCGCGAGACCGACGGCGTCGACGCGATCGCGGTCACGAGCGCGGACTCGCCGAGCGGCAGCGCCCCGGTCACGTCGGACGGGATCGCGGCGGTCGGGCCCCCGGGCACCCCGGCGCCCGAGCCGACCGTGTCCGAGGGACGGGTGCTGCTCCAGGCGACGCTCGCGGACGCCGCCGACTCGGACGCCGCCGCGGCGACGGTCGAGCAGCTGCGCGACGAGCTGCACGCGGCGGGGGACGGCGCCATCGTGGGCGGCGTGACGGCCACCGCCGTCGACACGAATCAGGCCTCGATCCACGACCGCACCCTCATCATCCCGATCGTGCTCCTCGTGATCCTCGTGATCCTCATGCTGCTGCTGCGATCGGTCCTCGCGCCGGTGCTCCTCATCCTCACGACCGTGCTCTCCTTCGGCACGGCCCTCGGGGTCGCCGCGCTCGTCTTCAACGGCGTCTTCGACTTCCCGGGCGCCGATCCCGCCGTGCCGCTCTACGGCTTCGTCTTCCTCGTCGCCCTCGGCATCGACTACAACATCTTCCTCATGACGCGCGTGCGGGAGGAGACGAAGCGGCACGGCACCAGGGAGGGCATCTTCAGGGGCCTCACCATCACCGGCGGCGTCATCACCTCGGCCGGCCTCGTGCTCGCGGCGACCTTCGCGGCGCTGTCCGTGATCCCGATCCTCTTCCTCGTGCAGATCGCGTTCATCGTCGCCTTCGGCGTGCTGCTCGACACCTTCGTCGTGCGCTCGCTGCTCGTGCCGGCGCTCGCGACCGACATCGGGCGGGCCATCTGGTGGCCGTCGCGGCTGGCGCGACGCGACGCGGAGCCGCACGCCCCGACGCACGCGCTCCCCGAGCACGGCAGGCACGCGGGCGCGGAGGACGACGCCGGCGCGTCGGAGCGGTGA
- a CDS encoding PACE efflux transporter: MTAPGHTPGMSMPATRPVPAPEAPAAPRRPFAGRPVLRRVVFVIGYEALSVLCTVLVLGALLGHGGGESTLTAILLSTVATLWNYVWNTAYEAWERRFGAGGRGPLARAVHALGYEGGVLVFTIPLVALMLGVGLLEAVMIEGGLLVFFLVFTVVYTWAFDRLFGLPESAA; this comes from the coding sequence GTGACCGCCCCAGGCCACACCCCGGGCATGTCGATGCCCGCGACCCGTCCCGTCCCGGCCCCCGAGGCGCCCGCCGCCCCGAGGCGCCCGTTCGCCGGCAGGCCCGTGCTCAGGCGCGTGGTCTTCGTCATCGGCTACGAGGCGCTCAGCGTTCTCTGCACCGTGCTCGTGCTCGGCGCGCTGCTCGGGCACGGCGGCGGCGAGTCGACGCTCACCGCGATCCTGCTCTCCACCGTCGCAACGCTCTGGAACTACGTGTGGAACACCGCCTACGAGGCGTGGGAACGCCGCTTCGGCGCCGGCGGACGCGGGCCGCTCGCGCGCGCGGTGCACGCGCTCGGCTACGAGGGGGGCGTGCTCGTGTTCACGATCCCGCTCGTCGCGCTCATGCTCGGCGTCGGCCTGCTCGAGGCCGTCATGATCGAGGGGGGCCTCCTCGTCTTCTTCCTCGTGTTCACGGTCGTCTACACCTGGGCGTTCGACCGCCTCTTCGGGCTTCCCGAGTCCGCCGCCTGA
- a CDS encoding FAD-binding dehydrogenase: protein MDGNGADVIIVGAGLAGLVAARETVRAGLRTILVDQEGPQDLGGQAWWSFGGLFLVDSPEQRRLGVRDSPELAWQDWRGSAGWDRLAPEADGAPGADAWAERWGRAYVDFAAGEKRSWLRESGIELTPVVGWAERGDLTAGGHGNSVPRFHIPWGTGTGVVGPFADAAAEAVAAGRAEIRHRHRCDGLLVEGGRVVGIRGSVLAEDRTPRGAASNRIVERDFELRADAVVVASGGIGGDHELVRRFWPDRLGTPPSRMVAGVPAYVDGRMLGIAEEAGARLVNRDRMWHYTEGVRNWAPVWPGHAIRILPGPSPLWLDALGRRLPPPALPGHDTLGTLRLLRTDPAIAGFDHSWFIVTHRIAAKEFALSGSEQNPDLTHRDRRLLLRTRLGRGAPGPVQAFIDRGADFVSATGAAELVARMNALTPDAPLDPAAVERVIRERDAELANPFSKDAQLHSIRNSRRYLGDRLTRTTAPHRLLDPAAGPLVAVRLHVLTRKSLGGIQTDLDSRVLDPRGAVIPGLYAAGEAAGFGGGGVHGYNALEGTFLGGCLFSGRAAGRAVAAEAR, encoded by the coding sequence ATGGACGGCAACGGAGCTGACGTCATCATCGTGGGGGCGGGCCTCGCCGGGCTCGTGGCCGCCAGGGAGACCGTGCGCGCGGGACTGCGGACGATCCTGGTGGACCAGGAAGGACCGCAGGATCTCGGCGGCCAGGCGTGGTGGTCGTTCGGCGGCCTCTTCCTCGTCGATTCGCCCGAGCAGCGCCGGCTCGGGGTGCGCGACTCCCCCGAGCTCGCCTGGCAGGACTGGCGCGGCAGCGCCGGCTGGGACCGTCTGGCCCCGGAGGCGGACGGCGCCCCCGGGGCCGATGCCTGGGCCGAGCGGTGGGGACGGGCGTACGTCGACTTCGCCGCCGGGGAGAAGCGCTCCTGGCTCCGCGAGTCCGGCATCGAGCTCACGCCCGTGGTCGGCTGGGCGGAACGCGGAGATCTGACGGCCGGCGGGCACGGCAACTCCGTGCCTCGCTTCCACATCCCGTGGGGCACCGGCACGGGGGTCGTCGGGCCCTTCGCCGACGCGGCCGCGGAGGCCGTCGCCGCGGGGCGCGCGGAGATCCGCCACCGGCATCGCTGCGACGGGCTGCTCGTCGAGGGCGGCCGAGTCGTCGGCATCCGCGGCAGCGTGCTCGCCGAGGACCGGACGCCGCGCGGCGCCGCATCGAATCGCATCGTCGAGCGCGACTTCGAGCTGCGGGCCGATGCGGTCGTCGTCGCGAGCGGCGGCATCGGCGGCGATCACGAGCTCGTGCGCCGCTTCTGGCCGGATCGGCTCGGCACGCCGCCGAGCCGCATGGTCGCCGGGGTGCCGGCGTACGTCGACGGCAGGATGCTCGGGATCGCGGAGGAGGCGGGGGCCCGCCTCGTCAATCGCGACCGCATGTGGCACTACACCGAGGGCGTGCGCAACTGGGCGCCGGTCTGGCCCGGTCACGCGATCCGGATCCTGCCAGGCCCCTCGCCGCTCTGGCTCGACGCGCTCGGACGGCGGCTGCCGCCCCCGGCCCTCCCCGGCCACGACACGCTCGGAACGCTGCGGCTGCTGCGCACCGACCCCGCGATCGCGGGGTTCGACCATTCCTGGTTCATCGTCACCCACCGCATCGCCGCGAAGGAGTTCGCGCTCTCGGGCTCGGAGCAGAACCCCGATCTCACGCACCGGGATCGCCGCCTGCTCCTGCGGACCCGTCTCGGACGGGGAGCCCCCGGTCCGGTGCAGGCCTTCATCGACCGCGGCGCCGACTTCGTCTCCGCCACCGGCGCCGCCGAGCTCGTCGCCCGCATGAACGCGCTGACCCCGGATGCGCCGCTCGACCCCGCGGCCGTCGAGCGCGTCATCCGCGAGCGCGACGCGGAGCTCGCCAACCCCTTCTCGAAGGACGCGCAGCTGCACAGCATCCGCAACTCCCGGCGCTACCTCGGGGACCGGCTCACGCGCACGACGGCGCCGCACCGGCTCCTGGATCCGGCGGCCGGCCCGCTCGTCGCCGTGCGGCTGCACGTGCTCACGCGCAAGAGCCTCGGCGGCATCCAGACCGATCTCGATTCCCGCGTGCTCGACCCGCGCGGCGCGGTGATCCCCGGGCTGTACGCCGCGGGCGAGGCCGCGGGCTTCGGGGGCGGCGGCGTGCACGGCTACAACGCGCTCGAGGGCACCTTCCTCGGCGGCTGCCTCTTCTCGGGGCGGGCCGCCGGGCGCGCGGTCGCGGCGGAGGCGCGCTGA
- a CDS encoding GNAT family N-acetyltransferase has product MTEQHREDGAGTARVRHDEAARRFVIETDGVDAGFAAYRERADGAFDFVHTEVDPAFSGRGLGGTLVEAALTRSRELGRTIVPHCPFVAAWLRRHPGFVADVDWPDDAA; this is encoded by the coding sequence ATGACCGAGCAGCACCGCGAGGACGGAGCGGGAACGGCCCGCGTCCGGCACGACGAGGCGGCCAGGCGCTTCGTCATCGAGACGGACGGCGTCGACGCCGGCTTCGCCGCCTACCGCGAACGCGCGGACGGCGCCTTCGACTTCGTGCACACCGAGGTCGATCCGGCATTCTCCGGCCGCGGCTTGGGCGGGACGCTCGTGGAGGCCGCGCTCACCCGCAGCCGGGAGCTCGGGCGCACGATCGTGCCGCACTGCCCCTTCGTCGCCGCATGGCTGCGGCGCCACCCGGGGTTCGTGGCCGACGTGGACTGGCCGGACGACGCGGCGTAA
- the ectB gene encoding diaminobutyrate--2-oxoglutarate transaminase, with the protein MSQLEVFDRFESEVRGYIRSFPVVFETARGSVLVAEDGREYLDFFSGAGVVNYGHNNPVFTEALAAYLGSGGIIHGLDMATSAKRDFIEAFQRLVLAPRGLDYKLQFTGPTGANAVESALKLARQATGRRNVVAFTGGFHGLSLGALAATGNEKYRAAGGVSLGDIARLPYDGYLGADLDTLDLLEKMLDDPGSGLDLPAAVIVEAIQGEGGINVASAAWLRRLRAITEERGILLIVDDIQAGVGRSGAFFSFEESGIVPDLVTVSKSISASGLPMALLLLRPEIDVWKPGAHTGTFRGNNLAFVSARVALETYWADAAFTDAIAERSVQLRRALERLAAEAPEAGFTVRGRGLMFGLAAPGRPELAAAVSAQAFARGVVIETSGARDEVLKFLPALTITAEELDRGLAVVREALLAALAA; encoded by the coding sequence ATGAGCCAGCTTGAGGTGTTCGACCGCTTCGAATCCGAGGTGCGCGGCTACATCCGCTCGTTCCCCGTCGTCTTCGAGACGGCGCGCGGCTCGGTGCTGGTCGCCGAGGACGGCAGGGAGTACCTCGACTTCTTCAGCGGCGCGGGCGTCGTCAACTACGGGCACAACAATCCGGTCTTCACCGAGGCGCTCGCCGCGTACCTCGGCAGCGGCGGCATCATCCACGGCCTCGACATGGCGACCTCGGCGAAGCGCGATTTCATCGAGGCGTTCCAGCGGCTCGTCCTCGCGCCGCGCGGCCTCGACTACAAGCTCCAGTTCACGGGGCCGACCGGCGCGAACGCCGTCGAGTCGGCGCTGAAGCTCGCGCGCCAGGCCACCGGCAGGCGGAACGTCGTCGCGTTCACGGGCGGCTTCCACGGGCTCAGCCTCGGCGCGCTCGCCGCGACGGGCAACGAGAAGTACCGGGCCGCGGGCGGAGTCTCCCTCGGCGACATCGCCCGGCTGCCCTACGACGGCTACCTCGGGGCGGATCTCGACACGCTCGATTTGCTCGAGAAGATGCTCGACGACCCGGGCTCCGGGCTCGACCTCCCCGCGGCCGTCATCGTCGAGGCGATCCAGGGGGAGGGCGGCATCAACGTCGCCTCCGCGGCGTGGCTCCGGCGGCTGCGCGCGATCACCGAGGAGCGGGGCATCCTGCTCATCGTCGACGACATCCAGGCGGGCGTCGGGCGCAGCGGCGCCTTCTTCAGCTTCGAGGAGTCGGGGATCGTGCCCGATCTCGTCACCGTGTCGAAGTCGATCTCGGCCTCGGGGCTCCCGATGGCGCTGCTCCTGCTGCGCCCCGAGATCGACGTCTGGAAGCCGGGCGCGCACACGGGCACCTTCCGTGGCAACAACCTCGCCTTCGTGAGCGCCAGGGTCGCCCTCGAGACCTACTGGGCCGACGCCGCCTTCACGGACGCGATCGCCGAGCGCTCCGTGCAGCTGCGCCGCGCCCTCGAGCGCCTCGCCGCCGAGGCGCCCGAGGCCGGCTTCACCGTGCGCGGACGCGGGCTCATGTTCGGGCTCGCCGCCCCGGGGCGGCCGGAGCTCGCCGCCGCGGTCTCCGCGCAGGCCTTCGCGCGCGGCGTCGTCATCGAGACCTCGGGCGCGCGCGACGAGGTGCTGAAGTTCCTGCCCGCGCTGACCATCACCGCCGAGGAGCTCGATCGCGGCCTCGCCGTCGTGCGCGAGGCGCTGCTCGCGGCGCTCGCGGCCTAG
- a CDS encoding Fur family transcriptional regulator — METSIGTALRDAGLRATAGRVAVLDALASMPHSDAERVFRVVARELPTTSIQSVHNILADLTAAGLIRRIEPAGSAALYERRVHDNHHHVVCSSCGAVSDVDCVVGHAPCLAPSSSAGFTVQTAEVTFWGLCPECQAAAV; from the coding sequence ATGGAGACGAGCATCGGGACGGCATTGCGCGATGCCGGATTGCGTGCGACCGCTGGCCGGGTCGCCGTGCTCGACGCGCTCGCCTCCATGCCCCACTCGGACGCGGAACGCGTGTTCCGAGTGGTCGCTCGCGAGCTGCCGACCACGTCGATCCAGTCGGTGCACAACATCCTCGCGGATCTGACGGCGGCGGGACTCATCCGCCGGATCGAACCGGCAGGATCCGCGGCGCTGTACGAGCGGCGCGTGCACGACAACCATCACCACGTCGTCTGCTCCTCCTGCGGAGCGGTGTCCGACGTGGACTGCGTCGTCGGGCATGCGCCGTGCCTCGCCCCGTCGTCATCGGCGGGGTTCACCGTCCAGACCGCCGAGGTCACGTTCTGGGGCCTCTGCCCCGAGTGCCAGGCCGCGGCCGTCTAA
- a CDS encoding protein adenylyltransferase SelO, producing the protein MEEHAESLPRFAGAVLESAFARRLPEMAVPFRAARPESPELVELTEPLARELGLDPAALREERGVRFLIGNALAAGSVPVAQAYAGHQFGGYSPRLGDGRALLLGEIAVPGDPTARRVDLHLKGSGRTPFARADGFAALGPMLREVLFGEAMHALGVPTSRALAVVATGRRVRRDAELLPGAVLARVAASHLRVGSFQYARASGDLGLLARLVDFAIERHVPEGAGAELPARALLAATVRAQADLVARWMLVGFVHGVMNTDNTTISGETIDYGPCAFIDAYDPEAVFSSIDHGGRYAYGRQPGIAGWNLTRFAETLLPLLAPEPEAAEEIALAELGRYPERFTASWDAGMREKLGIAEAAQRAGMGDDALAELTGGLLDDLRTHRIDYTLAFRELAEAARGDAAAFRARYPGTAAPGAWFARWLALDPDAAAMDRVNPVVIPRNHLVDPALDAAESGEPGPFRELLAAVRTPFAVRPGGERFAAGPPPGAPRHVTFCGT; encoded by the coding sequence ATGGAGGAGCACGCCGAGTCCCTGCCGCGCTTCGCGGGCGCCGTGCTCGAGAGCGCCTTCGCCCGCCGTCTCCCGGAGATGGCCGTCCCCTTCCGCGCGGCCCGTCCGGAATCGCCGGAACTCGTGGAGCTCACCGAGCCCCTCGCACGCGAGCTCGGCCTCGACCCCGCCGCGCTCCGCGAGGAGCGCGGCGTACGGTTCCTCATCGGGAATGCGCTCGCCGCGGGCAGCGTGCCCGTCGCCCAGGCCTACGCCGGGCATCAGTTCGGGGGCTACTCGCCGCGCCTCGGCGACGGGCGGGCGCTGCTGCTGGGGGAGATCGCCGTGCCGGGCGATCCGACCGCGCGCCGCGTGGATCTCCATCTCAAGGGCTCCGGGCGCACGCCCTTCGCGCGGGCCGACGGCTTCGCGGCCCTCGGCCCGATGCTGCGGGAGGTGCTCTTCGGCGAGGCGATGCACGCCCTCGGCGTCCCCACGAGCCGCGCCCTCGCGGTGGTGGCCACCGGGCGGCGGGTGCGCCGCGACGCCGAGCTCCTCCCCGGAGCCGTCCTCGCGCGGGTCGCGGCGAGCCACCTGCGGGTCGGCAGCTTCCAGTACGCGCGGGCGAGCGGCGACCTCGGGCTTCTCGCGCGGCTCGTCGACTTCGCGATCGAGCGCCACGTCCCCGAGGGGGCGGGCGCCGAGCTGCCGGCCCGCGCGCTCCTCGCCGCCACCGTGCGCGCGCAGGCCGATCTCGTCGCGCGATGGATGCTCGTCGGCTTCGTGCACGGCGTCATGAACACCGACAACACGACGATCTCCGGGGAGACCATCGACTACGGCCCGTGCGCATTCATCGACGCCTACGATCCCGAGGCGGTCTTCAGCTCGATCGACCACGGGGGCCGCTACGCCTACGGCAGGCAGCCGGGCATCGCGGGCTGGAACCTCACGCGCTTCGCCGAGACCCTCCTCCCGCTGCTCGCGCCCGAGCCGGAGGCGGCGGAGGAGATCGCGCTCGCGGAGCTCGGCCGCTACCCGGAGCGCTTCACCGCGTCATGGGATGCGGGCATGCGCGAGAAGCTCGGAATCGCGGAGGCCGCGCAGCGCGCGGGGATGGGGGACGACGCGCTCGCGGAGCTCACCGGCGGGCTCCTGGACGACCTCCGCACGCACCGTATCGACTACACGCTCGCATTCCGCGAGCTCGCAGAGGCCGCCCGCGGCGACGCCGCGGCGTTCCGCGCGCGCTACCCCGGCACCGCGGCGCCCGGCGCGTGGTTCGCGCGCTGGCTCGCGCTCGACCCCGACGCCGCGGCGATGGACCGGGTGAACCCCGTGGTGATCCCGCGTAACCATCTCGTCGATCCCGCCCTCGACGCCGCCGAATCTGGCGAGCCCGGCCCGTTCCGCGAGCTCCTCGCGGCCGTCCGTACGCCCTTCGCTGTGCGGCCGGGCGGAGAGCGCTTCGCGGCGGGGCCGCCGCCCGGGGCGCCTCGCCACGTCACCTTCTGCGGCACCTGA
- a CDS encoding SDR family oxidoreductase yields MARIILFGGHGRVALLLEPILSGRGDEVTAVIRNPDHAAAVAAAGATPRVADVEALGIDALAELIAGHDAVVWSAGAGGGDPARTRAVDRDAAIRTMDAAERAGVRRYVMVSYFGAAEDHGVDPGNPFFAYAEAKAAADARLRASGLDWTVLGPSGLTFDPAGGRIDAGAEEAGSVARGDVAAVIAAVLEDDGTVGRTIRFNGGDTPIAAAIRQ; encoded by the coding sequence ATGGCACGCATCATCCTCTTCGGCGGGCACGGCAGGGTCGCTCTGCTGCTCGAGCCTATCCTCTCCGGGCGCGGCGACGAGGTCACCGCCGTGATCCGCAACCCCGACCACGCGGCCGCGGTCGCCGCAGCGGGCGCGACCCCGCGGGTGGCCGACGTCGAGGCGCTGGGCATCGACGCGCTCGCCGAGCTCATCGCGGGGCACGACGCCGTCGTCTGGTCCGCGGGCGCGGGCGGGGGCGACCCCGCGCGCACCCGCGCGGTGGACCGCGACGCCGCGATCCGCACCATGGACGCCGCCGAGCGCGCGGGGGTGCGGCGCTACGTCATGGTCTCCTACTTCGGGGCGGCCGAGGATCACGGCGTCGATCCCGGGAATCCGTTCTTCGCCTACGCCGAGGCGAAGGCCGCGGCCGACGCGCGACTGCGCGCCTCGGGGCTCGACTGGACGGTGCTCGGACCGAGCGGGCTCACCTTCGATCCCGCTGGCGGGCGCATCGACGCCGGGGCCGAGGAGGCCGGAAGCGTGGCGCGGGGAGACGTCGCGGCCGTCATCGCGGCCGTGCTCGAGGACGACGGCACGGTCGGGCGCACGATCCGCTTCAACGGCGGCGACACGCCGATCGCCGCCGCCATTCGGCAGTGA